The window TTTTAACGCTCGAGCAGGGGTGAACAATTTGTCGAAAACTGTTTGATCATCGCCTGCATAACACCAGACTACGCCACAAAACTTTTTATTGTGAAGGAATTCCGGAAATGGTGGCCCGGGTATAATTAAAGTAGCAAAGAAGCCGTTTAATTCTTCCGGAGCTTTATGAATAAAATCATGGTACCATTGCATTATTTCTTCCGTCTTTTCTACCGGCCATAATGTCGGGCCTCCGATTACGTTTTTCAACATATGAGCCTGAAATTTAAAGGAGGTTACTATCCCAAAATTACCTCCGCCTCCTCTCACCGCCCAAAACAGGTCCGTATGCTGATCTTTATTAGCAACGACCAGACTACCGTCGGCCAAGACCATATCGACTTCCAACAGGTTATCGATTGTGAGACCATATTTTCTTGACAAATGCCCAACGCCCCCGCCCAAGGTCAGACCTCCAACTCCTGTTGTCGAAATGATACCAGCCGGAACAGCTAATCCATATGGATGTGTAGCATGATCTACATCTCCCCATACGTTACCACCACCTACTCTGACTGTATTATCGGAGGTATCGACATGAACATATTTAATTCCGGACAGATCAATTAAAAGTCCGTCATCACAAGAACCAAGTCCACCTCCGTTATGCCCGCCTCCCCTAACTGCAACAAGCATGTTATTTTCTTTTGCATAATTTACTGCGGCTATGACATCGGCAACATCTGCACACTTAACAATTATAGCCGGCTTTTTATCTATCATTGCATTGTATAACTTTCTGGCTTCAGCATATTCATTGTCTTCCGGAAGGATCACCTGGCCCCTTACAGCCCCTTTTAATACATCTACCTGTTGGACGATTTCCATTTGATTGGTTTTTAGCGTGAATAAATTTCATTTAAAATTAAAGTAGCATAAGAACCGTCATCTTACCTGTTGGGGAAAGGCTGTCAAGATCAAACCATAAAAATTTCCGAAAAGAAAGGTTTACACCATAAATAAATTAAGCCGAGAGAAACGCTGGAGCAGTATGCAAGAACCACACACCAACACAAAAATAACACATTATCAAACAATTAACAACAAAAAAGCAAGACACACATTAAAACAATCCACCCTGCATTCCTCCTTTAACGCGCCCGAGGTGCTTATAAGCGAGCTCTGTCACCTCACGACCACGGGGAGTACGGATTATAAAGCCTTGTTGAATAAGAAAAGGCTCATAGACCTCCTCGATGGTTTCTGCATTTTCAGAAACAGCGGTAGCCAATGTCGTAATACCTACAGGACCTCCCTTGAACTTGTCGATAATGGTAGACAGAATTTTATTATCCATTTCATCTAAGCCATGCGCATCGACATTCAAAGCCTTTAAACCATATTTTGCGATCTCTATGTCGATTTTCCCGTTACCCTTGATCTGAGCGAAGTCACGCACCCTGCGCAATAAGGCATTCGCAATACGGGGAGTCCCCCTGCTTCTTCCCGCAATCTCGATAGCAGCTTCCATGGAGATAGGCACTTTAAGGATAGAAGAACTACGCTGGACAATATCAGCCAGCAATTCTGTAGTATAATACTGTAACCTGCTACTGATACCAAAACGGGCTCTCATAGGCGCTGTAAGAAGTCCTGAACGTGTAGTTGCCCCTACCAAAGTAAACTGATTCAGGTTGATCTGAACGGTTCGCGCATTAGGCCCGCTTTCGATCATAATATCTATACGAAAGTCCTCCATAGCAGAGTACAAATACTCTTCTACTATCGGGCTCAGGCGATGGATCTCATCGATAAACAGAACATCCCGGTCTTCGAGGTTCGTTAGTAACCCGGCCAAATCTCCGGGTTTATCCAATACCGGACCGGATGTCACTTTAATACCTGCGTCCAATTCGCTGGCAAGAATATGAGCGAGGGTGGTTTTCCCCAATCCCGGAGGACCGTGAAACAAGGTATGATCGAGCGCATCTCCTCTCAGGTTGGCAGCTTCGACAAAAACCTTAAGGTTTTCGAGCACCTGATCCTGTCCTGTAAAATCATCGAAAGACAAGGGTCTGAGTGCTTTTTCTATATCGACTTCATCAGGAGAAAACTGCTCTCCGGTAGGATCTAAATACTCATTCATACAACGCAAATATAACACAAAAAGAAAAGCCCTTTCAGTTTCGAAAGGGCTTTATATTATATCGGTTGAATTCTAATGATTCAATTCTTCTTCGTTTGGCTGCAACGGCACTGTTTGCGGAACAAAGTCCTGACCTGCCAGTACGTATTCACCATTTTCATTGGTCTTGCTATAGTCATAAGCCCATCTGTGTACCTCAGGAATTTCACCCGGCCAGTTACCGTGAACGTGTTCTACAGGAGTAGTCCATTCTAAGGTAGTAGCATTCCAAGGGTTCTGCGTAGCTTTCTTACCATAGAAGATACTATGGATAAAATTGTATACAAATACTAACTGGGCCGCACCCGCCAATAAGGCAAATGAAGTCATTACTACCTGGATATCTGTCAGGTCATCAAACATAGGGAAAGCCGTGTTCTCATAGTAACGTCTAGGCAAACCGGCCATTCCAACAAAGTGCATTGGGAAGAATACTCCGTAAGCTGCTATTGCTGTTAACCAGAAGTGAACATAACCCAGGTTCTTATTCATCATTTTCCCAAACATCTTAGGGAACCAGTGATATACCCCGGCGAACAATCCGTAGATTGCCGAAATACCCATCACCAGGTGGAAGTGAGCCACTACGAAATACGTATCATGCACATTGATATCCAATGCACTGTCTCCCAGAATAATACCTGTTAAACCTCCGGTAATGAATGTCGATACCATACCGATTGAGAACAACATCCCTGTATTGAACTGCAGGTTACCTTTCCACAATGTGGTTATCCAGTTGAATGCTTTTACAGCAGATGGAATTGCGATTAATAATGTTGTAAAAGTAAATACCGATCCTAAAAACGGGTTCATACCGGATACGAACATATGGTGCCCCCAAACGATCGTTGATAAAAAGGCAATTGCGAGAATAGAGGCGATCATCGCTCTATATCCGAAGATTGGCTTACGCGCATTGGTGGCCATTACTTCAGAAACTATACCCATTGCAGGTAAAATAACAATATAAACCTCCGGGTGTCCTAAGAACCAGAACAAGTGCTCGAACAATACCGGAGACCCTCCCTGGTAATGTAACACTTCCCCCTGAATAAATATGTCTGATAAGAAGAACGAAGTACCGAAACTTCTATCCATGATCAATAACAACGCTGCTGAAAGTAATACCGGGAATGAAACAACCCCGATAATAGCAGTAATAAAGAATGCCCAGATAGTTAAGGGTAATCTGGTCATAGACATTCCTTTTGTTCTTAAGTTCAATACCGTTACAATATAGTTTAGTGAACCTAATAAAGACGATGCAATAAAGACAGCCATAGACACCAACCAAAGTGTCATCCCTGCTCCTGAACCTCCCTGAGCCATCGGCAATGCACTTAACGGCGGATAGATTGTCCAACCGGCTGCCGCAGGACCTGCCTCAACAAATAAAGAGATCACCATAATAACGCTCGAAAGGAAAAACAACCAGTAAGAAACCATGTTCAGGAATCCCGATGCCATATCCCTCGCACCGATTTGTAAAGGTATCAACAAGTTACTGAATGTACCACTCAACCCTGCTGTAAGCACGAAGAACACCATGATCGTTCCGTGCATAGTTACCAATGCCAAATATATATCTGCATCCATTACTCCGTCGGGAGCCCATTTACCTAATAAAGCTTCGAACACAGGGAATGATTCTCCAGGCCATGCAATTTGCATTCTGAATAATAATGACATTGCAATACCTATGAATCCCATGATCAAACCAGTAATTAAATACTGCTTAGAAATCATTTTATGATCAAGGCTGAAAATGTACTTAGAAACAAAAGTTTCTTTATGATGATGCCCGTGATCGTGTGCTGTTGCTGACATAATCTTTATCTATTTATATAATATCGTTATTCGTAATTTACTTTTAATTATTGTACAGATTCCCCGAAGGTCTTTTGCTGGCCAAGCCACTCTTTATACTCTTCTTCAGTCTCTACTACAATTTTCATCTGCATGTTGTAGTGCGATTTACCACAAATCTTATTACATAACAATATGTAATCGAACTCAACATTAACCTCTTGCCCCCTGTCTTGAACTGCCTGTGCATTTTCTGCCCTGAGCTTATTAATGTTCTTATATTTCTTAACTATCCCCGGATCCTGTCTCATTTCTTCTGTTGTCACAGTAGGTGTAAACGCAAACTGGGTAATCATTCCCGGAACACAGTTCATTTGCGCCCTGAAGTGAGGCATATAGGCAGAGTGAAGAACATCTTGCGATCTCATTTTGAACAATACTTTCTTCCCTACCGGAATATGAATCTCCGTAGTCGAGATAATATCATCTTGTCCGTTAGGATCAGACTCGTCTAAACCGAGGATGTTTGCTTTGTCCATATCGATCAGACGTACGTTAGCATCACCCAATACGTTATCTGCCCCTGCATAACGGGCTTTCCAGTTAAATTGTTGTGCATATAATTCGATAACAATCGGATCTTCTTCATCGGTAACATCCATCACTTTCGTCCATGTATACAGTCCGTAAAGGATTAATGCTGCCAGTACAATAACAGGGATGATGGTCCAGATAAACTCTAATTTATCATTATCTGCATAGAACAGTGCCTTTTTCCCTTTTTCACCTCTGTATTTATATGCAAAATAATGCAACAACGCCTGTGTGATAAACTGTACGATAAAAATCAGCACTAATGAAATCAGCATCAGGTTGTCATAATCTTTACCATGTTCAGAAGCAGGGGTTCCTAAAACCACTCCTCCCCATTTCCACAGTGAATATATGGTCAGCAAGTATATGAATACCAAGAAGCCGTACATCAGGTAACCGTTTAGCTTGTTATCCTTATCACTTGCAATTTGTGAATTATCCGCACTTGCTTGCGACAATTCGAATATCTTAGTCATTTGCCAGATGGCTATGGCTACCAGTACGAGAACTATAATAGTTAATAAAGCAGTCATGTTATTATTTCCTGTTTACTATTTAATTTCTAATTAATAATGAAAGTGTTTACTTTCTTCAATGAATGGGTTACGCTTAGGCGTTAACGGAGCCTTGGTAAGCGCAGTGAATACAACATAAATGAATAGTCCTAAGAAGAACAATACAGCTCCGATCTCTGCTATTCCGATGTACCACTGATCTCCCACAGTAGCCGGCATAATCATTACGTAAATATCGATATAATGTCCTAAAAGAATCACAATACCCGCCATTACTACAAACCAGTTAACGCGTTTGTAATCGCTGTTCATCAGTACCAGCAACGGGAATACAAAGTTCATTACCAACATTCCCAGGAACGGTAACTTGTAGTCTTCAAGCCTTGTTACAAAATATGTAACTTCTTCCGGAATATTTGAATACCAGATCAACATAAACTGAGAGAACCAAAGGTAGGTCCAGAATATACTGATCGCGAACATAAACTTCGCAAGATCGTGCAAGTGACTGTCGTTGACTTGTTCTAAATATCCTTTCGACTTCAGGTATATTGTTATCAGTGCTATAACAGTGATCCCAGACACAAACATACTGGCGAACACATACCATCCGAATAAGGTACTAAACCAGTGTGGATCAACACTCATAATCCAATCCCAAGACATCATAGACTCAGATACAAGGAAGAAAACCAAGAATCCTGCAGAAATTCTGAAGTTCTTTTTAAAGTAGCTGTCATCTTCAGCTGTATCCTGAGCAATTGAGAACTTTCTTGAGAAATGGCGGTAAGCGACCCAACCGGCTATATAAATCAAAGCTCTTATAAGGAAGAAAGGCACATTCAAGAAACCTGTCTTACCCTGAATTAATTCGTCATGCGCAACTACTTCAGAATCCATCCATATGAACAAGTGGTTTAAATGCATCCCTGAGAGTACCAGAATAACAAAAACTATTGCCGCACCAGGTAAGAGGTAAGCCGTTATACCTTCCATCACCCTGAACAATAGCGGGGACCATCCTGCTTGTGCAGCTCTTTGTATTGCATAAAAGGCCAACACCCCTAATGCAATCATCATAAAAAAGAATGCCGCCACATATAATGCAGCCCATGGTTTATTTTGTAACTGATGTAACAAATGTTCATCGTGAGCACTATGATCTTCAGCAGCATGAGCATCGTGCGATGCTGTAGCATGAGCAGCTTCCTCACCATGGTTATCTCCGTGATGAGCGTCGACTACCATTGCCTTGGCTTCTTCTACAGTAGTAGGTGCGGAAATGAATCCGTATCCCCAGGCCAACAGACCAAGTATCATCAAAACAAAAGCACCAGTCCTTAATTTACTTGAAAACGTGTACATATCTAAAACAATATATCCTTAATTCGATTATTTATTTTGTTAAGTCTCCCTTTAGTTTCATTACATAAGAGGTTACCTGCCATCTTTCCTTTTCATTCAACTGAGCAGCATGTGAGCCCATTGAATTTCTACCGAAGTAGATAACATGGTATACGCTTCCATCAGTAATTTCCCTGTCTGCATAGCTAGGAACACCTAAAAACTTCTCTCTTTTCACCAATGTTCCCTGACCATCGCCTTTATCGCCATGACAAATTGAGCAGTAAATACCGAACAATTCTTTTCCTTTGGCCATATCAGCTTCCACATTAACAGAATCTAACGGACTTAATAAATTGGTCTTAGCATCAAGATAACCTTCTTCCGTATTTGGAAAATCATAAGGCATCCAACCTCTGTTCACAGTGCCTTCAGCAGGCAACTGAGCCTCAACTCCGTTCCGGAAAGCGGCAGACTCCTGATAAGGTTCATATCCAACAGACTCGTACATATTAGGCATAAACTGATAATTGGGTCTCGACTCATCTGCACAAGAAGAAACCAATGCAGCTATACCAAAAACAATTCCTATTTTAACAAAGCTCTTCATCATTGTATTAGTGCTTTTCAGATATTTTTACTTCAACTGCCCCTGTTTCATTCAACAATGCAGTTAATTCATCTTCGTTTCCGTGTAATGAAACTTCCATTAAGAAATGGTCGTCTGTTGTTCTTACATCAGGGTTTTCAGCTTCTTTAAATGGCCATAATTTACTTCTCAGGTAAAAAGTGATCACCATTAAGTGCGCTGCAAAGAAAACTGTTAGCTCAAAGATAACCGGAACAAATGCCGGAAGGTTTTCGAGGAAGCTAAAGCTTGGTTTACCTCCGATATCCTGAGGCCAGTCTTCTATCATTATAAAATTAAGCATCGTGATAGCAACCGTTAACCCCAAACATCCGTACAAGAAAGAAGCTATGGCGATTCTTGTTGGAGCCAGTCCCATGGCTTTATCCAGGCCGTGCACAGGGAATGGCGTGTATATTTCTTCGATATGATGATGAGCTGCTCTAACTTTCTTAACAGCACTTAATAAAACATCATCGTCATTATATAAGGCTTGTACAACTTTATTACTCATGGTTGCCGTCTCTTAGTTTTTTATACTTTTCTCCAGATGATTTCAAAATAGTCTTCACTTCGGCCTGTGCAATTACAGGGAATGTTCTTGCATAAAGAAGAAACAACACGAAGAAGAATCCTATAGTACCCACGTAAATTCCGATATCTACGAATGTTGGCGAGAACATAGTCCATGAAGATGGAAGGTAATCGCGGTGCAGTGATGTAACAATAATCACAAAACGCTCAAACCACATTCCTATATTTACCACAATCGAGATAATGAAAGAGAACATAATACTTGTTCTTAGTTTTTTAGACCACATGAACTGCGGTGAAAACACGTTACAGGTCATCATAGCCCAGTAAGCCCAAGCATAAGGTCCGGTAGCTCTATTCAAGAAGGCATACTGTTCGTACTCAACTCCTGAATACCATGCGATGAACAATTCTGTGATATAGGCACAACCTACGATCGAACCTGTGATCATGATAACGATGTTCATCAACTCTATATGTTGTACTGTGATATAATCTTCTAAATTACATACCTTCCTCATAATAATAAGCAAGGTATTCACCATTGCAAAACCTGAAAAGATCGCTCCTGCAACGAAGTAAGGAGGGAAGATCGTCGTATGCCATCCCGGAATAACCGAAGTAGCAAAGTCGAATGATACAATGGTGTGTACAGAAAGTACCAACGGGGTAGCCAAACCTGCCAGCACCAGAGATACTTCTTCAAATCGCTGCCAGTCTTTTGCCCTTCCACTCCAACCAAAACTGATCAGACTGTATATTTTCTTCTGGAATGGCTTTACTGCTCTATCGCGGATCATTGCAAAATCGGGAAGTAAACCTGTCCACCAGAACACTAACGACACCGACAAATACGTTGAGATCGCAAATACGTCCCAAAGTAACGGCGAGTTAAAGTTAACCCATAGCGACCCGAACTGGTTTGGGATCGGGAGTACCCAATATCCTAACCAAGGTCTCCCCATGTGGATAATCGGGAACAATCCGGCCTGAACTACCGAGAAAATTGTCATTGCTTCAGCAGAACGGTTAATTGCCATTCTCCATTTTTGACGGAACAAGAGCAATACTGCTGAAATCAGTGTTCCTGCGTGACCGATACCTACCCACCATACAAAGTTGGTAATATCCCAGGCCCATCCAACTGTTTTATTTAATCCCCAGGTACCTATACCTGTTGAAACGGTGTATATAATACACCCTAATCCCCATAGAAAGGCAATTAAAGAAATTGAAAAAACAATCCACCACTGCTTATTTGCTCTTCCTTCAACCGGCCTTGCAACATCAACTGTCACATCGTGATAAGATTTATCTCCGGTTACTAAGGGTTTACGTATAGGTGCTTCGTAATGCGACGCCATATCCTTATATAATTGTTTCTTGTATTAGTAATTAATTATGCTTCGTTTGTATTTCTCACCTTCACGTGATAGAAAACATTTGGTTTGGTTCCAACATGTTCTAATAAGTGGTACATACGATCGCTTTCTTTTAATTCGGCAATCTTACTATCCTTATCGTTCACATCTCCGAACATCATTGCTCCCGAACTACAAGCCGCAGAACAAGCTGTCTGGAATTCACCATCTTTGATTTCTCTACCATCGCGTTTCGCATCAAGAATTGTTTTCTGTGTCATTTGAATACACATAGAACATTTCTCCATAACACCACGCGACCTGGTTACAACGTCCGGATTCAATACCATTCTACCAAGATCGTCATTCATATGGAAATCGAACTCATCGTTATTATTGTACAGGAACCAGTTAAAACGACGAACTTTATACGGACAGTTGTTAGCACAGTAACGAGTACCCACACAACGGTTATATGCCATATGGTTCTGACCTTGTCGACCGTGTGAAGTTGCCGCCACCGGACATACTGTTTCACAAGGAGCATGATTACAGTGCTGACACATTACCGGCTGGAATGCTACCTGAGGATTGGCCGCAGGATCTTCCATTTCGCCAAACTCACTCATTGAACTTCCGACACCGGAGATATTATCTTTCTTTTCATTATCACCCGCAAAGGTATCTTCAGAAGAATAATATCTATCAATACGCAACCAGTGCATATCCCTGGACTTTCTCACTTCACTCTTACCTACTACAGGAACGTTGTTTTCAGCGTGACATGCTATAACACACGCCCCACATCCCGTACAGGCATTCAGGTCTATCGACAAATTGAAATGATGCCCGATTGATCTGTCAAACTCATCCCAAAGATCTACCGAAGTAGCCTCTACCTCCTGATGGTTAAGAGACACTTTTGGCGTATGATTCCAGTCTTTAGCGTCTTTCGTATTAAATATTTCAAGGGTCGTTTCTTTAACGATATCCCCTCTACCCATTAAAGTATTATGAAGCTGAACACAAGCAAACTCGTGTTCACCACCAGCTTTTTCTATCGTAACCCCCTGTACTTCATTAAAGCCCTGATACAAGGCATAAGCATTTACTCCGGTCTGCATCGCTGCTTTTAAGCCTTTCGTTCTTCCGTAACCCAATGAAAGTCCGACCGAACCTTTAGCCTGACCCGGCTGGATCAGAACAGGGATATTGTTTACTGCAACACCATTTACGGTAATATTGGCATAATTACCATTAAGCCCACCATTAGCCACGTGCCAGTTCTCAAGACCAAGCACTTCAGCATCGGCCTTGGACACGGTTAAATAGTTATCCCACGAAGCTCTTGATATCGGATCAGGAAACTCTTGCAACCATGGGTTATTGGCCTGTTGTCCGTCTCCCATACCTGTTTTAGCATAAAGAACCAATTCCATACCTGCATCGGCAGTACTTGCCAGTGCCCTGAGCATATTCCCCACTGAAGGAGCTACTACTTCTCCTTCTATCGCTGAATCTCCGGACGCTCCATCTGCATTAACAGGAGCTGCAACAACCTCAGTCATATCACCTTGTGACTGAGCCCGGGATCCGGTCATAAAGAACCCGTCGTGCAATGCTTTATTCCATGACGAACCGTTTAAGACTGAAGCTTCCCAGTTGGTTTTTATATAATCGTAATAAGAAACATCACTTCCTGTCCATTTTAATAATGAATCCTGGAACTGACGGGTATTAAACAAAGGTCTTATTGTAGGCTGCATAAGGCTACAATACCCTTTCTTGATTTCTACGTCACCCCACGACTCCAAATAGTGAGGGGCCGCAGCTATATAAGTAGCCAGTGCTGACGTCTCGTCTTCTTTCATAGAAAAAGCCACAGACAGATCAACATTCTTCAAGCCTTCAACAAACTCAGATGCATTCGGCAATGTGTAAACAGGATTAACCCCGCTCATAATCAGCGCCCCTACTTTACCTGAATTCATATCGGCCACAAGCGAAGCCATTTTCTTAGCATTACCCTGCCTTACAAGCTTAGGCGCATCTTTATCAAAAGCCCTGCTTGACAACATCTCGTTTATATCCAACACGAGACCTTGTGCATTTTCATCCTGGATACCTGTAACAACAACCGCTTTAGCTCCTTTAGCCTTTACCTGGGCAGCTGCACTTTTACAAGCAGCATCAACAGCTTCCGGCAGATCGGCCGAAACTGAAGTTCCGGTCAGATACCCATAAAACTTGGCAAGTGCCTTTTTTTGCTGCGACGGAGTAAGAGGAATACGCTTATCCGCATTTGCACCGGATAACGTCATATTTGACTCGAACTGGACATGACGTGACATTTTCCCTTTGGCAGGAACACGTCCTTTAGCATAACCCGACTCATAGCCTCCACCCTGCCAGTCTCCTACAAAATCAGCACCGAAAGAAACGATCACTTCAGCTTTTGAAAAATCATAATCAGCCAAAGCTCTTGTTCCGTATTTAGCCTCAAATGCATCTAAAGCAGCATCATTCGACACAGCATCGTACACCACATGACGCACATTACCGTACTTCAAAGCAAACTCCGAAATCAATTTTGAGGTTGAAGGACTTGCAAAAGTCTGAGTCAACAAAACAATCTGCTTTCCTCCTGAGGCCAACGCGTTTAATTTAGCAACAACCGCTGCATCCAAGTCTTCCCAGGAAACATTTTCTCCGGCAGATTTAGGCGATTGTACCCGTAAGCTATCATATAAATCTAAAACCGACGCATGAACTCGCGCATTCGCACCACCGCCAACTTTAGCTTCGTTATTACTTTCAACTTTAATCGGTCTTCCTTCACGTGTTTTGATCAACACATTCGCAAAATCATAACCATTGGCAATTGCAGTAGCATAATAGTTAGCAACACCTGGACGAATTTGCTCCGGCTGAACCACATAAGGAATCGATTTTTTCACCGGACCTTCACAAGCAGCCAATGTTGCTGCCGCTGTACTGAATCCGACATATTTTAAGAAGTCTCGTCGAGAAGTTGAAGACGAATCAAGATTTTCTTTATCGCCTAAAAATTCATCTACCGGTATCTCCTGTACAAACTCATTCTGTTTAAGCGTTTCAACGATAGAGCTATCTGCATTCAGCTCCTCGACACTTTTCCAGTATTTCTTGTTTGACGCCATGTTATTATTGAAATTAGCTTCTTTACAAATTTATTAATAGTGACACTTACCACATTCCAAACCACCCATCTGCGCAGCTGTAAGTTTCTCTACACCATATTTCTTAGATAATTCTTCGTGAATCTTCTCGTAATACTCATTACCTTCCATCTTCACATTTGTCTCACGGTGACACTCGATACACCATCCCATGGTTAACGGAGAGTACTGATACAACACCTCCATCTCTTCTACAGGACCATGACATTTCTGACACTCCAACCCTGCCACAGAAACGTGCT of the Zhouia spongiae genome contains:
- a CDS encoding FAD-binding oxidoreductase, yielding MEIVQQVDVLKGAVRGQVILPEDNEYAEARKLYNAMIDKKPAIIVKCADVADVIAAVNYAKENNMLVAVRGGGHNGGGLGSCDDGLLIDLSGIKYVHVDTSDNTVRVGGGNVWGDVDHATHPYGLAVPAGIISTTGVGGLTLGGGVGHLSRKYGLTIDNLLEVDMVLADGSLVVANKDQHTDLFWAVRGGGGNFGIVTSFKFQAHMLKNVIGGPTLWPVEKTEEIMQWYHDFIHKAPEELNGFFATLIIPGPPFPEFLHNKKFCGVVWCYAGDDQTVFDKLFTPARALKPIFEHVGPMPYPAVQTMFDGLLPPGFQWYWRADFFNDLGTDVRAIHKKHSLKLPTPLSQMHLYPITGAAANPGLTDTAWAYRDAKYAGVIVGIDPDPANADKITNWCKAYWEDLHPHSSGGAYPNFMMDEGQERVKASYRQNYERLTKVKSKYDPGNFFRVNQNIRPAL
- the ruvB gene encoding Holliday junction branch migration DNA helicase RuvB translates to MNEYLDPTGEQFSPDEVDIEKALRPLSFDDFTGQDQVLENLKVFVEAANLRGDALDHTLFHGPPGLGKTTLAHILASELDAGIKVTSGPVLDKPGDLAGLLTNLEDRDVLFIDEIHRLSPIVEEYLYSAMEDFRIDIMIESGPNARTVQINLNQFTLVGATTRSGLLTAPMRARFGISSRLQYYTTELLADIVQRSSSILKVPISMEAAIEIAGRSRGTPRIANALLRRVRDFAQIKGNGKIDIEIAKYGLKALNVDAHGLDEMDNKILSTIIDKFKGGPVGITTLATAVSENAETIEEVYEPFLIQQGFIIRTPRGREVTELAYKHLGRVKGGMQGGLF
- a CDS encoding cytochrome c oxidase subunit I, translating into MSATAHDHGHHHKETFVSKYIFSLDHKMISKQYLITGLIMGFIGIAMSLLFRMQIAWPGESFPVFEALLGKWAPDGVMDADIYLALVTMHGTIMVFFVLTAGLSGTFSNLLIPLQIGARDMASGFLNMVSYWLFFLSSVIMVISLFVEAGPAAAGWTIYPPLSALPMAQGGSGAGMTLWLVSMAVFIASSLLGSLNYIVTVLNLRTKGMSMTRLPLTIWAFFITAIIGVVSFPVLLSAALLLIMDRSFGTSFFLSDIFIQGEVLHYQGGSPVLFEHLFWFLGHPEVYIVILPAMGIVSEVMATNARKPIFGYRAMIASILAIAFLSTIVWGHHMFVSGMNPFLGSVFTFTTLLIAIPSAVKAFNWITTLWKGNLQFNTGMLFSIGMVSTFITGGLTGIILGDSALDINVHDTYFVVAHFHLVMGISAIYGLFAGVYHWFPKMFGKMMNKNLGYVHFWLTAIAAYGVFFPMHFVGMAGLPRRYYENTAFPMFDDLTDIQVVMTSFALLAGAAQLVFVYNFIHSIFYGKKATQNPWNATTLEWTTPVEHVHGNWPGEIPEVHRWAYDYSKTNENGEYVLAGQDFVPQTVPLQPNEEELNH
- a CDS encoding cytochrome c oxidase subunit II, yielding MTALLTIIVLVLVAIAIWQMTKIFELSQASADNSQIASDKDNKLNGYLMYGFLVFIYLLTIYSLWKWGGVVLGTPASEHGKDYDNLMLISLVLIFIVQFITQALLHYFAYKYRGEKGKKALFYADNDKLEFIWTIIPVIVLAALILYGLYTWTKVMDVTDEEDPIVIELYAQQFNWKARYAGADNVLGDANVRLIDMDKANILGLDESDPNGQDDIISTTEIHIPVGKKVLFKMRSQDVLHSAYMPHFRAQMNCVPGMITQFAFTPTVTTEEMRQDPGIVKKYKNINKLRAENAQAVQDRGQEVNVEFDYILLCNKICGKSHYNMQMKIVVETEEEYKEWLGQQKTFGESVQ
- a CDS encoding quinol:cytochrome C oxidoreductase, which gives rise to MYTFSSKLRTGAFVLMILGLLAWGYGFISAPTTVEEAKAMVVDAHHGDNHGEEAAHATASHDAHAAEDHSAHDEHLLHQLQNKPWAALYVAAFFFMMIALGVLAFYAIQRAAQAGWSPLLFRVMEGITAYLLPGAAIVFVILVLSGMHLNHLFIWMDSEVVAHDELIQGKTGFLNVPFFLIRALIYIAGWVAYRHFSRKFSIAQDTAEDDSYFKKNFRISAGFLVFFLVSESMMSWDWIMSVDPHWFSTLFGWYVFASMFVSGITVIALITIYLKSKGYLEQVNDSHLHDLAKFMFAISIFWTYLWFSQFMLIWYSNIPEEVTYFVTRLEDYKLPFLGMLVMNFVFPLLVLMNSDYKRVNWFVVMAGIVILLGHYIDIYVMIMPATVGDQWYIGIAEIGAVLFFLGLFIYVVFTALTKAPLTPKRNPFIEESKHFHY
- a CDS encoding c-type cytochrome; this translates as MKSFVKIGIVFGIAALVSSCADESRPNYQFMPNMYESVGYEPYQESAAFRNGVEAQLPAEGTVNRGWMPYDFPNTEEGYLDAKTNLLSPLDSVNVEADMAKGKELFGIYCSICHGDKGDGQGTLVKREKFLGVPSYADREITDGSVYHVIYFGRNSMGSHAAQLNEKERWQVTSYVMKLKGDLTK
- a CDS encoding DUF3341 domain-containing protein; the protein is MSNKVVQALYNDDDVLLSAVKKVRAAHHHIEEIYTPFPVHGLDKAMGLAPTRIAIASFLYGCLGLTVAITMLNFIMIEDWPQDIGGKPSFSFLENLPAFVPVIFELTVFFAAHLMVITFYLRSKLWPFKEAENPDVRTTDDHFLMEVSLHGNEDELTALLNETGAVEVKISEKH
- the nrfD gene encoding NrfD/PsrC family molybdoenzyme membrane anchor subunit → MASHYEAPIRKPLVTGDKSYHDVTVDVARPVEGRANKQWWIVFSISLIAFLWGLGCIIYTVSTGIGTWGLNKTVGWAWDITNFVWWVGIGHAGTLISAVLLLFRQKWRMAINRSAEAMTIFSVVQAGLFPIIHMGRPWLGYWVLPIPNQFGSLWVNFNSPLLWDVFAISTYLSVSLVFWWTGLLPDFAMIRDRAVKPFQKKIYSLISFGWSGRAKDWQRFEEVSLVLAGLATPLVLSVHTIVSFDFATSVIPGWHTTIFPPYFVAGAIFSGFAMVNTLLIIMRKVCNLEDYITVQHIELMNIVIMITGSIVGCAYITELFIAWYSGVEYEQYAFLNRATGPYAWAYWAMMTCNVFSPQFMWSKKLRTSIMFSFIISIVVNIGMWFERFVIIVTSLHRDYLPSSWTMFSPTFVDIGIYVGTIGFFFVLFLLYARTFPVIAQAEVKTILKSSGEKYKKLRDGNHE